One Setaria viridis chromosome 5, Setaria_viridis_v4.0, whole genome shotgun sequence genomic region harbors:
- the LOC117857791 gene encoding casein kinase 1-like protein 1, with protein sequence MEPRVANKFRLGRKLGSGSFGEIYLGTHVQTNEEVAIKLESVKTKHPQLLYESKLYRILQGGTGIPNVKWFGVEGDYNVLVMDLLGPSLEDLFSFCNRKLSLKTVLMLADQMINRVEYVHIKSFLHRDIKPDNFLMGLGKRANQVYMIDFGLAKKYRDSATHQHIPYRENKNLTGTARYASVNTHLGIEQSRRDDLESLGYVLMYFLKGSLPWQGLKAGTKKQKYEKISERKIATSVEALCRGYPTEFVSYFHYCRSLRFEDTPDYQYLKRLFRDLFIREGFQFDYVFDWTILKYQQSQMAVPPRAMAAAAGQSSGMAPMANNRLSATEEGRRSGWSADPLRRQVPPAGINVVSLSKQKSPIRQEQSSSKDAVFPSSTFLGRSSGSLRRPAVSSSRVPTGEAETHSRTPDTSPGTFQRNAPPRRTSQTLEYSDPRLSSSGRLMPNSKNYESTLRGIQGLNFDANDRIHY encoded by the exons ATGGAGCCGCGCGTGGCCAACAAGTTCCGCCTCGGGCGCAAGCTTGGGAGCGGCTCCTTCGGGGAGATCTACCTCG GTACCCACGTGCAGACCAACGAGGAGGTCGCGATTAAGCTG GAAAGTGTGAAGACAAAACATCCTCAGTTGCTGTATGAGTCAAAGCTGTATAGGATACTGCAGGGCGGAA CTGGAATTCCAAACGTCAAGTGGTTTGGTGTTGAAGGTGACTACAATGTTCTCGTTATGGACCTCTTGGGGCCAAGCCTTGAAGACCTTTTCAGCTTTTGCAACAGAAAACTGTCCCTGAAGACTGTTTTGATGCTTGCCGATCAGATG ATTAACCGGGTCGAGTATGTTCATATTAAGTCCTTCTTGCACCGAGATATTAAGCCAGACAATTTTCTCATGGGCCTCGGAAAGAGAGCAAATCAG GTATACATGATTGATTTTGGACTGGCAAAGAAATACAGGGACAGTGCAACACACCAGCACATTCCATACAG AGAGAACAAAAATTTGACTGGGACAGCACGTTACGCAAGTGTAAACACGCATCTTGGAATTG AACAAAGTAGGAGGGATGACTTGGAATCTTTGGGATATGTACTCATGTACTTCTTAAAAGGAAG CCTTCCATGGCAGGGTCTAAAAGCTGGGACCAAGAAACAAAAGTACGAGAAAATTAGTGAAAGGAAGATTGCTACTTCAGTTGAG GCTCTATGTCGTGGATACCCTACTGAATTTGTATCCTACTTCCATTACTGCCGCTCATTACGTTTCGAAGATACGCCTGACTATCAATACCTGAAGAGATTATTCAGAGACCTTTTTATTCGAGAGG GATTTCAGTTTGATTATGTTTTTGACTGGACCATTCTTAAGTATCAGCAATCGCAAATGGCTGTTCCACCGCGTGCTATG GCTGCAGCAGCAGGTCAAAGCTCTGGGATGGCTCCTATGGCAAATAATAGACTGTCAG CCACtgaagagggaaggagaagtggGTGGTCAGCTGATCCTTTGCGGCGTCAGGTTCCACCTGCAGGAATAAATGTAGTCAGCTTGTCAAAACAGAAATCTCCAATTAGACAAGAACAGTCCTCATCAAAAGATGCTGTG TTCCCCAGTTCGACTTTTTTGGGTCGGTCAAGCGGATCCTTGAGGCGTCCTGCTGTTTCTAGTAGCCGAGTTCCAACCGGTGAAGCTGAAACACACAGCCGTACACCAGATACAAGCCCAGGGACTTTCCAAAGAAATGCTCCCCCACGTAGGACCTCGCAAACACTGGAGTACTCGGACCCCAGGCTTTCATCGTCTGGCAGGCTCATGCCCAACTCCAAGAACTACGAGTCCACTTTAAGGGGCATCCAAGGTCTAAATTTCGATGCCAATGATAGGATCCACTACTAG
- the LOC117859016 gene encoding carbamoyl phosphate synthase arginine-specific large chain, chloroplastic has product MATSLSTPSQLRPSPSQAVRRGHLLVPYPRVSVARRPVPRRAGALSVRASADGGDAVTVRRFPAAPTKAGRLEGVKKIMILGAGPIVIGQACEFDYSGTQACKALAEEGYEVVLINSNPATIMTDPDLAHRTYIGPMTPPLVERIIEAERPDALLPTMGGQTALNLAVSLAESGALDRLGVRLIGASLPAIRAAEDRQLFKLAMDRIGLKTPPSGIGTTLEECLAIAVEIGEFPLIVRPAFTLGGTGGGIAYNRAEFEEICRAGLAASHTQQVLIEKSLLGWKEYELEVMRDMADNVVIICSIENIDPMGVHTGDSITVAPAQTLTDKEYQRLRDYSVAIIREIGVECGGSNVQFAVNPADGEVMVIEMNPRVSRSSALASKATGFPIAKMAAKLSVGYTLDQIPNDITKKTPASFEPSIDYVVTKIPRFAFEKFPGSEPILTTQMKSVGEAMALGRTFQESFQKAVRSLETGFAGWGCGPIKELDWDWEKIKYSLRVPNPDRIHAIYAAFKKGMGVEDIHEISFIDKWFLTELKELVDVEQYLLSRSLDQLSKDDLYQVKRRGFSDKQIAFATSSSESDVRSRRLALGVTPTYKRVDTCAAEFEANTPYMYSSYEYECESAPTNRKKVLILGGGPNRIGQGIEFDYCCCHASFALREAGFETIMMNSNPETVSTDYDTSDRLYFEPLTVEDVSNVLDLERPDGIIVQFGGQTPLKIALPIQQYIEENKMISASGTGNVKIWGTSPDSIDAAEDRKRFNAILEELGIEQPKGGIARSESDALAIASEIGYPVVVRPSYVLGGRAMEIVYNDEKLIKYLATAVQVDPERPVLVDKYLIDAVEIDVDALADSAGNVVIGGIMEHIEQAGIHSGDSACSLPTRTISAQCLEVIRSWTANLAKRLNVCGLMNCQYAISTTGEVFLLEANPRASRTVPFVSKAIGHPLAKYASLVMSGVTLHELGFTKEVVPKHVSVKEAVLPFEKFQGCDILLGPEMRSTGEVMGIDYEFSGAFAKAQIAAGQKLTLSGTVFLSLNDLTKRHLAEIGRGFQDLGFNIIATSGTAKVLQLEGIPVEPVLKIHEGRPNARDMLKNGQIQVMVITSSGDALDSKDGLQLRRLALAYKVPIITTVDGARATMDAIKSLKNKSIETLALQDYFQIADASPDLQAAAQTAP; this is encoded by the exons atggccacctcGCTCTCCACCCCGTCCCAGCTCCGCCCTTCCCCCTCCCAGGCCGTGCGCCGCGGCCACCTCCTCGTCCCCTACCCGCGCGTCTccgtcgcgcgccgccccgtcccgcgccgcgccggcgccctctCCGTGCGCGCCAGCGCCGATGGCGGCGACGCCGTCACGGTGCGTCGCTTCCCGGCCGCGCCGACCAAGGCCGGCCGCCTGGAGGGCGTCAAGAAGATCATGATCCTCGGCGCGGGGCCCATCGTGATCGGCCAGGCGTGCGAGTTCGACTACTCCGGCACGCAGGCGTGCAAGGCGCTCGCCGAGGAAGGCTACGAGGTGGTGCTCATCAACTCCAACCCGGCCACCATCATGACCGACCCGGACCTCGCCCACCGCACCTACATCGGGCCCAtgacgccgccgctcgtcgAGCGCATCATCGAAGCCGAGCGCCCCGACGCGCTGCTCCCCACCATGGGCGGCCAGACCGCACTCAACCTCGCCGTCTCGCTCGCCGAGTCGGGCGCGCTCGACCGCCTCGGCGTGCGCCTCATCGGGGCCTCACTCCCCGCCATCCGCGCCGCCGAGGACCGACAGCTCTTCAAGCTGGCCATGGACCGCATCGGCCTCAAGACGCCGCCCTCTGGCATCGGCACCACGCTCGAGGAGTGCCTCGCCATCGCCGTGGAAATCGGGGAGTTCCCGCTCATCGTGCGCCCGGCCTTCACGCTcggcggcacgggcggcggcatcGCCTACAACAGGGCCGAGTTCGAGGAAATCTGCAGGGCGGGCCTCGCCGCGTCACACACGCAGCAGGTGCTAATCGAGAAGTCGCTTCTTGGGTGGAAGGAGTACGAGCTGGAGGTCATGCGCGACATGGCCGACAATGTCGTCATCATCTGCTCCATCGAGAACATCGATCCCATGGGCGTGCACACGGGAGACTCCATCACTGTGGCTCCTGCGCAGACGCTCACTGACAAGGAGTACCAGAGGCTCAGGGACTACTCTGTGGCCATCATCAGGGAGATTGGTGTGGAGTGCGGTGGCTCCAATGTTCAATTCGCCGTGAATCCTGCGGACGGGGAGGTGATGGTCATCGAGATGAATCCCAGGGTGTCCAGGTCATCGGCGCTTGCCTCAAAGGCCACAGGGTTTCCCATAGCCAAGATGGCTGCTAAGCTCTCAGTAGGTTACACTCTGGACCAGATTCCCAATGATATTACCAAGAAGACTCCTGCCAGCTTCGAGCCTTCCATTGATTATGTGGTCACAAAG ATACCACGCTTTGCATTTGAGAAATTTCCTGGTTCAGAGCCAATACTAACCACACAGATGAAGTCTGTTGGTGAGGCAATGGCACTGGGGCGCACGTTCCAGGAGTCTTTCCAGAAAGCTGTACGTTCACTAGAGACTGGCTTTGCAGGATGGGGTTGTGGACCTATCAAGGAACTTGACTGGGATTGGGAGAAAATAAAATATAGCTTGCGGGTACCTAATCCGGATCGTATCCATGCTATTTATGCAGCTTTCAAGAAAGGTATGGGGGTTGAAGATATTCACGAAATTAGCTTCATTGACAAATGGTTCCTCACTGAGCTCAAGGAGCTTGTGGATGTTGAGCAGTACCTTTTATCAAGGAGCTTAGATCAATTGTCAAAGGATGACTTATATCAGGTGAAGAGGAGGGGTTTTAGTGACAAGCAGATTGCATTTGCGACTTCTTCATCAGAAAGTGATGTCAGATCAAGGCGTTTAGCATTAGGCGTCACTCCAACATATAAGCGTGTTGATACTTGTGCTGCTGAGTTTGAAGCAAACACCCCTTACATGTACTCTTCTTATGAATATGAATGTGAATCAGCTCCAACCAATAGGAAGAAGGTGCTGATATTGGGTGGTGGGCCTAATCGCATAGGCCAGGGCATTGAGTTTGATTACTGCTGCTGTCATGCTTCATTTGCACTCCGAGAG GCTGGATTCGAGACTATTATGATGAACTCCAATCCTGAGACGGTCTCAACCGACTATGATACCAGTGATCGTTTGTACTTTGAGCCATTGACAGTTGAGGATGTATCAAATGTTCTTGATTTGGAGCGCCCGGATGGTATAATTGTGCAATTTGGAGGGCAAACTCCTTTAAAGATTGCACTTCCTATACAACAGTATATAGAGGAGAACAAAATGATTTCTGCTTCAGGCACTGGGAATGTGAAGATATGGGGAACATCACCAGATTCGATTGATGCTGCTGAGGACAGAAAAAGATTTAATGCAATTCTTGAAGAGCTTGGAATTGAACAGCCGAAGGGAGGGATTGCAAGAAGTGAATCTGATGCCTTGGCAATTGCCTCAGAAATAGGTTACCCTGTTGTGGTCCGTCCCTCGTATGTTCTTGGTGGACGAGCAATGGAGATTGTGTACAACGATGAAAAACTGATTAAGTACCTTGCAACTGCAGTGCAAGTAGATCCAGAACGACCTGTTTTGGTGGACAAGTATCTAATTGATGCAGTTGAAATTGATGTTGATGCATTGGCTGACTCAGCTGGGAATGTTGTAATTGGTGGGATTATGGAGCACATTGAGCAGGCTGGTATTCATTCTGGTGATTCAGCGTGTTCCCTGCCAACTAGAACAATCTCAGCTCAGTGTTTAGAAGTTATCCGTTCATGGACCGCAAATTTAGCAAAGCGTCTGAATGTCTGTGGATTGATGAACTGCCAGTATGCTATATCTACTACTGGTGAGGTGTTCCTGCTTGAGGCGAATCCGAGGGCTTCACGTACAGTCCCTTTTGTGTCAAAGGCAATTGGGCATCCATTGGCTAAGTATGCATCATTGGTCATGTCTGGTGTGACTTTGCATGAACTAGGCTTCACTAAAGAAGTGGTTCCTAAGCACGTATCTGTTAAGGAAGCTGTTCTTCCATTTGAGAAATTCCAAGGTTGTGACATTCTTCTTGGACCAGAGATGCGCAGCACTGGAGAGGTGATGGGCATTGACTACGAGTTCTCTGGTGCCTTTGCCAAGGCGCAGATTGCTGCTGGACAGAAGCTCACTTTAAGTGGCACTGTGTTCCTTAGCCTCAATGACCTGACAAAACGGCACCTTGCTGAGATTGGACGAGGATTCCAGGACCTTGGTTTCAACATTATTGCCACATCTGGTACAGCTAAAGTGCTCCAGCTGGAGGGCATCCCGGTGGAGCCAGTTCTGAAAATACATGAGGGGCGACCAAATGCCAGAGATATGCTGAAGAATGGTCAGATTCAGGTCATGGTTATAACAAGCTCTGGTGACGCACTAGACTCAAAAGATGGCCTCCAACTCCGCAGGCTGGCCCTGGCCTACAAGGTCCCGATAATCACAACTGTGGATGGGGCACGAGCAACCATGGATGCCATCAAGAGCCTGAAGAACAAGTCAATCGAGACCCTTGCGTTGCAAGATTACTTCCAAATTGCTGATGCATCACCAGACTTGCAAGCAGCAGCACAAACCGCCCCTTAG